A single window of Poecilia reticulata strain Guanapo linkage group LG10, Guppy_female_1.0+MT, whole genome shotgun sequence DNA harbors:
- the thoc3 gene encoding THO complex subunit 3 produces the protein MKKTKGGKMASQYYQEMQESFRNNNKSREFPAHTAKVHSVAWSCDGRRLASGSFDKTASVFILEKDRLVKENNYRGHSDSVDQLCWHPTNPDLFVTASGDKTIRIWDVRTTKCVATVNTKGENINICWSPDGQTIAVGNKDDVVTFIDAKTHRSRAEEQFKFEVNEISWNNDNDMFFLTNGNGCINILSYPDLKPIQSINAHPSNCICIKFDPTGKYFATGSADALVSLWDVEELVCVRCFSRLDWPVRTLSFSNDGKMLASASEDHFIDIAEVETGEKLWEVQCDSPTFTVAWHPKRPLLAYACDDKEGKYDNNREAGTVKLFGLPNDS, from the exons ATGAAGAAGACGAAGGGCGGCAAGATGGCGTCGCAGTATTACCAAGAAATGCAGGAGAGCTTcagaaataataacaaaagTCGGGAATTCCCGGCTCATACAGCCAAAGTACACTCGGTGGCGTGGAGCTGCGATGGAAGGAGGCTCGCCTCTGGCTCATTTGATAAAACAGCCAGCGTTTTTATCCTGGAAAAGGACCGCTTG GTGAAGGAGAACAACTACAGAGGACACAGTGACAGTGTGGATCAGTTGTGCTGGCATCCAACCAACCCAGATCTGTTCGTCACTGCGTCTGGAGACAAAACCATTCGCATATGGGACGTGCGCACCACCAAATGTGTCGCCACAGTCAATACAAAGG gtgAGAACATTAATATCTGCTGGAGTCCAGACGGTCAGACAATCGCAGTCGGGAACAAAGACGATGTTGTGACCTTCATCGATGCCAAGACGCACCGCTCCAGGGCTGAGGAGCAGTTCAAGTTCGAAGTGAACGAGATCTCCTGGAACAACGACAACGACATGTTCTTCCTCACCAACGGGAACGGCTGCATCAATATTCTCAG TTATCCAGATCTGAAGCCCATCCAGTCCATCAACGCTCACCCGTCCAACTGCATATGCATCAAGTTCGACCCCACGGGGAAATACTTCGCCACAGGAAGCGCTGACGCTCTCGTTAGTCTGTGGGACGTGGAGGAGCTGGTGTGTGTCCGCTGCTTCTCCAG ACTGGACTGGCCAGTGAGGACGCTGAGCTTCAGCAATGATGGGAAGATGTTGGCCTCCGCGTCTGAGGATCATTTCATTGACATCGCAGAGGTGGAAACAG GTGAGAAACTGTGGGAGGTTCAGTGCGATTCTCCAACGTTCACGGTGGCCTGGCACCCAAAGAGACCCCTGCTGGCCTACGCCTGCGACGACAAGGAGGGCAAATATGACAACAACCGAGAGGCAGGCACAGTTAAACTGTTTGGCCTTCCCAACGACTCCTGA